TAGAACAATGTTCAAAATACCTGTATCGCAAGAATcaaggtaaatatatatatatatttttaaactgtcTTTTTTCTCATCTCCTttgctccttctgtgctgtgttcactgtgcaccttcccactggcacagacaccaagcccctccccctgacaCTCACCACAACAAAGACTAAAGAgcacttcttcctctctgacaacaaGCAGTTTAAAATCTCTATCTGCATTTAAACTAAACCATTCTAATGATAACCTTTTCATGTCTCAACTCCCAACATGTAGAATAGAGCAGATCTTACTAAGACGGGAGTATCAACGACTTGGGCAAATGTCTGCTCAGTTCCTGTCGTGCGCAGCATTGCGGTAACACCAacgctagcagcattttagccacaTACTGTTATGTGCCAACTGTCCAGTAGgcgttttataaatgtgcaatgatCATAAAAATACGCATTAATATCCAgaattggcaactcgttctcaCTTGATTTCAATATCTAAACAAAGTGAACAGTTTGTTCAAACAGGTGGAGATGGACAGGAGGGTGTATTCAGAACAGTTCAACTGTTATACCATGTTAGCAAGCAAATACACCCAAGTTGGCTAGActtgaaatataaagattagctggctactcatTAGAAGGTGGGCTTGAGAGGTTGACCTGTGTTCATTATCTATGCCTGCTACCTTAAGttagtcattattagtgaatgtacATTGTGCCTGGTTCTGGTTaagcttgtttaaaaaaaaggcaATTTTCATAGACAGATTTGAAAGCCAaatcagtgattattgcaaaaaagcaggttaaactattttgataaaatgATTTAATTATTAATGGGTCTTATGGTTGAAGGCTTTGGTATAATTTTACAAGCCCTGAATTCCTTATGAAATGCAGTGTTTTGACCTTAAATTGTGCAACAAAGCTTATTTCAAGATTTAAAATCGAGAAACTCCCATACGCGATAATCGCCCAGCCCTGCTCAATGGCTCCTAGCATATTGTTCCTATGTATTGACAAAACTCAAAACGTTTGGCTTGAACTTCAGCAGGTGCTGTTGAGTGTTAACCGTCTATTTTAAACATACAGCCATAAATCTCACATTGACCCCCTGTGAAATCAGTTCTAAATATTGTAGTGTTGAGGACTCAACACTGATTTCACAGGGGGTCAATGTGAGACCGGTTGCTCACAGGAATAATTGCATTGTGTCATTTTAGCATGTGTTCCTTATTAGATTCTATTTAGTGTCTTTTACtcaaatgtattggggggggagcagtggttaagggcgctgtactgcagcgccagctgtgccatcagtccctgggttcgcgcccaggctctgtcgtaaccggccgcgaccgggaggtccgtggggcgacgcacaattggcctagcgtcgtccgggttagggagggattggtcggtagggatctccttgtctcatcgcgcaccagcgactcctgtggcgggccgggcgcagtgcgcgccagccaaggttgccaggtgcacggtgtagcctccgacacattggtgcggctggcttccgggttggatacgcgctgtgttaagaagcagtacggctggttgggttgtgtatcggaggacgcatgacattcagccttcgtctctcccgagcccatacgggagttgtagcaatgagacaagatagtagctactacaacaattggataccacggaattggggagaaaaaggggtaaaattcacacacaaaaaaaaataaaaaataaataaataaaaaaatgtattgggggggaaAGCGTGTCCTATACCTCATGATGGTTTCATCGATCTGCATGAGGGAGGTGGCCGTGTAGAGCCGGCTCAGGTCTGCATCCTCCATCTTCGTTGCACTTCCAAACAGACTGcccctgtaaacacacacacaaaatgttgaGACATGGCGTTGAAACACGTGACAACACTAGTTATTCTCAGTAAAATCTATACCTTTACCAGGAATTTCCGTGCGTAATTGCCTCCATTTCATTAGTTAAATAGTTTGCCTCAGGGAGCTGCTCTGTACGGGTTTGGTGTTTCTCCTCCATGGGGAATTTTACTGATCTGCTGGGTTGTGACTGAGTTAAGTCCAAGCCATTTGTCATAGATCTTAAATAATATAAGCCATTTAGCAGAGAGTTTGATTTCCTATGGGTGGCCCCAGCAGGGCTTGAATGGGTGTTATCATGTGATGAAAGCTCCCAATCACCACATGGAGTTTCCACCATATGGCTTTTACAGTAATTTGGCAATTTCAGATGTATGAGAAGTGTCATGGCCctagggtaggggctaggggtttcTTTGGGACTGGGCCTACCAGTGTGATTGTGCTAAGTATTGGAACAGGGCTGAGTACCTGTGTGAAAGGATGATCTTCTTCATGTTGTCGGCCATGAGGAAGTTGTAGAAGCGTCTGCACTGGTCCCACTGTAGGAACGTCTCCTGGGccctgtatatatacacacacacacacggaagtcagttgtgtgtagagagagaactAATTATATTGTTGTCATGTTTATATCAGTTTGGCCTGACAACCAACATACTCAAAAGTTGGCTAAAGCATGAAACACAGGTTTCATCACTGTAGGCCAATGCAGGACAACAAAAAACCTGCTGCCAACAACACTTTGTACTCTTGAAGCTGACATGCTAACCATCACCCCACACGTTAAATCCGCAGAACGATCTCTTACTGCACTATGAACTCACCAACACTACCTAGCTAGCAACTAGCTATCAACAAGCTAGCAGTACTAGCAACAAGCTAATAACTAGCTAGCAACAAGCAAAGAACTAGCTAGCAACAAGCTAGCAGTACCTATCTAGGAATTAGCTAGTCCAACTTCATATCTGCTAGTGCACATGTGAAACAAGGTTgaggagtaactgattacatgttatCAGTTACATGTAGGCTAAATCAGAATTTTTTGCCTGACCATAAGTTCAGAGACCTCTATGATGACACactaaatgtgtttgatggatcctttttgtcttcttctaatgcctcttaagggggaAGTAATCGAAAAAGTAACttaaagtaatcagattacattgcTGATTACAATTtaaacaggtaactagtaactaacaAATTACATTTAGAAAGAAACCTACCCACCCAACCCTGATGAGAAATACTACAGAGGTAGCATATATAGTGAGAACTATGCAGCAGGCATAACAATCCCATTCAACAGATGGCATGGGCAATGACAAAAGACAAGGCTTTAGCTATGACAGACAGGAATGGAAAATAAAACAGAGGTATAAAGACTACTCCCATTTCACAAAAGTCCAGTCTGCCTGGTCctgacacacacacgaacacactgtTTACTCTCTGGACAGAGCAGAGTGTTCCTGCCAAGAGACTTTGGCCACGTTTCAAACTCAAAAGGTGTGGTTCAGAAACACCACACGTTTCACAGAGTTCCATCTACTCCATCCCAGAGCTTGTGCAATACCACATCTAGAAACACCAGAGTTGTGTGTTTTCAGTCACTGTATCGTGATAAAAAGTTTATCCGTCACAACAAAAGCTCAAGTGTTTACAAAGTCTATGCtcattatgataacaggcagtCTGCTTTAGACCCAAGTGTAATCAAATAGATCACAGGGACTAAGACAGAAGGAAAACACTGAAACAACCTCCATGGAAGAACTGCATGGTGCATGAAAACTATCAACCCAGGCTAACGGAGCAGCCAACAGTATGAGTCTGTTTCAGTACTCAATAACACagacctactgtactggagcctACATCTTTGCCTACCTCAAAATACTTGGCAAGGCAACAACCAGTTGTCTACAGCGGAGACAGACCGGCACCCAGGCAAGGATAAAAGGCAGAGCATCTGTcctctgtctttgttgtgttagTCACCAGTCCACTGAGATCACAGATAAAGCCAAACTACAGGAAATGATCAATGATGCTGGAGAAAAAACAGGATCCCAGCTACTCTCAGCCTTGTTGCCATCTTGTCAGACAGAAAGCTGCTGGGCAAAATGAATTCCATCTGAGTGAACCTCCTTTTACAGAGAACCAAGGCTCAGAAGTAGGACAGACAGAGCACTTGTATTCAAAGCAATACACTTGGAAAGTAGATTACGTCACAAAGGTGCATAAAAGATGACGGACCCCCATGTAATTACCATAAAATGCCTCGCTTGCTAAGTTCGCCATATTGTACATTGCTCTCTGTTACTAATTTATTCTATTGGCATTAGCACAGTAGACATGATTCTAATTCTAGCGCCAAGACAGTGGCAATTTGAAAAAACTAAAAAGTGCCGTAGTTTACAAACTCAGTGGATAGTGCTCAAACTAAGACATATCTGAATTCCTTCATCTTTATGCGCCTTCGCCATTGGTAAAACACAACTGAACAGTGTGTCATTTTTGACAGCTAACCAACTGCACAGTAAATAGAAAcaccagctagctaacttcaCTAAGTTGGGGAAAAACACTTATTTACACTAAGTTAGCTACGTTACAGCTCGTTGCTAACAAGCATAACACTGCCTCTAAAAAAGACAATGTTTCTCCACTGTTTATATTTGGATGTTTATGACACCTTCACTGACCTAGTATACAGCTGTTTGTAAAAAGGGCATATAGTATGTAATGCAACAAACACCATTAGCTAGGCAAAATGTCCATTCTGCGTCCTTACGTAGCAATTATAATACACAAACGTGTGGAGCACTGCAATTTGTAACTCCACGGCTGAACACTGGATAGCCATTTTGAGCAGCTCTTACATGTTGCTTTTGCGTACTTGCACAGGGTTTAAATAAGTCTTAAGACCGTAGCCCACCTGAGTGCACTGTATCCCTGGCAGACGCTGACGCAGCACAGCACTCTCTCCTGATTGGTCCGGTTCTCTCCCAGGAACTTGCACACGATGTTGCCTCCCAGGCTGAAGCCCACCACTATGAGGTGGGTGTGAGGGAACATCTTCTTGATGTAACCCACCATGGACGCAAACTCCCACGTGCAACCTACCAGAACAAGCACACGGACCAGAGAAAATACATTACATACTGGGGCTTTGAGTTGGTTCATTTCCTTGGTAGCATAATTCATGGCCACTGATCTGAAATCAGGGTGGTGTGGTAAAAACCTGTCTTTCACCTATACCTTCTTGTtgttgctttgtgtgtgtgtgcgcatgtgtgtgttttattaggagtatgtgtgtgcgcatgtgtgttttATTAGGAGTATGTGCGTGTTTGTACACGCCTGTGTAGTCCTCACCGTAGGTGAACATGCGAGGTGAGGTGAGCTCGATGTTGGGCAGAGCACCCAGGTGATTGAGCACAGCACACCTGTAACCCTCCTTCTGAGAGTGACCCACAAAGGTGCGGATGTAGTGCTTCTCGCTATGGTTACCGATCCCCGGGCATATCACCATGGTGACGTCATCTGTTGGAATAGCAAACATACGGACAGATGGATCAGTGAGCCGTTTGCAAATGAAAATATGTAAAGGCAAGATTACACGTCCTCATGGGCCGATCATTGCACGGTGTGGTACGTAAATATGACAGGCAGCAAACAGAGACAGTATGGTGCCTCAATAAAACGTCTATAGGATGAGATGTCCCAGTCACTcaaataataaaacaacaaaagtAGCCTAGTTACCAGAGGCtctttattacctttatttaacaggctagtcaattaagaacaaattgttatttacaatgacggcctgacAAGAGGCAAAAGGGATATAaatctatatgttttaataactATAAGATAAAACGGACAACAGACAGAAGCCACTGGCAACATCACAACTAGAACAGGAAACAAAGTGGCTGTGTGAAGTAAAGCAACATGCTTCCTTCCATATGGCAACGCAAACTAGTGACCATTAGAAACTACTACATCTCAACTCGGAGGCCAAACAAATTATCTacgtcgcaaatggcaccctattcagtacactacttttgactatggCCAatagtctggtcaaaagtagtgcactaaatagggaatagggtaccatttgggtcGCAGCCCCTGATCTCATCACCTTAGCCGAAAGTAGAGGTAGTAGAGTTTACCAAGAGTCACGGTCTGTAAATCTGTGTCCTCAACAACACGGACATAATAATCACCTACAGAACGGGAAATGGAACCATAGGGTAAACAAGTCAATGGACCAAAGGCGCCAAAACCGCCCTGACAAACTGAGCCCAGACAGGACCGATACCGTACATAGGACAGGTCCATAGCACAACATTGGGCTGATGAATTTGCTCTCATGCTTCCAATGAGCTCATTCAACAGCTTTCCTTCCCATTGCACTTCTCTCCttggtcattgctgtaaatgacaaTGTTTCTCAACCAGTTAACCTAGGCATAGAAAAGGTAAGGCAAGCACATCTCAATTGAGGgggatgtttttgtttttgaATGTTTATATTGAAAAAGAGAGTCCTGTGCCAATAGAGATTCTCCATTCTTGATAAATGATCCATGAATGATTGAAAATAGCCCACCTCCTGTCCGGTGGTCCCCCATGGGCTCGAAGAGGTCAAAGGTGGCAGTGGCCCCATCCTGCATGGGTAAGTACTTCCTGAGGCCTATGGGGTGAGGGCAGCTCACACGCCCCATCTTGCCATACAGTGCTGTCTGTAGGTGGCCACTTTTACCCCACAGCAGGGGCGGAATGTACCTGCAAAACACACAGATTCACTATGGGATGTTCTGGCTCAGACAAGGCTTACTTTGTCCAAGGCTTACTTAGTTAATTTACTCAAGAGATGAAAGGTTTATTTGCAGGTAATAAAATACATTGTAATTCTTGGTATAGGTCCTAGGAGCTCTAACACATAGGCTAGTAGCCTAAAtcgcacacatacagtacactctaCAATGCCATGCTAACTTGAGATCTGTGCACAGAAACATGTGTGGAATGTGCAACAGTGTCCATAAGAGGTTTCTGTAAGAAACAAGCACACAACAGCATTAGGATGTCCCTTGAAGTAATAGAATAGCTTTACTTGATGACTTGTTCTTGCTTACAGTTTTGTCTTATTTCAGTCGGTCAGCTAATGTAGTATACAATTTTACTTGTATtaaacctttaactaggcaagttaattAAGAACTCATTGTTATTTACCATGAAGATCTACTAAGTGGCAAAAAGGCCTCGGAACGGGGCTGGGATAAAACCATTTTTAAAAAGGTAGGACAAAACAGACTTCATGACAAAAGAGACAC
This sequence is a window from Oncorhynchus clarkii lewisi isolate Uvic-CL-2024 chromosome 26, UVic_Ocla_1.0, whole genome shotgun sequence. Protein-coding genes within it:
- the LOC139384331 gene encoding monoacylglycerol lipase ABHD2, whose product is MATQDSGYYDYTIVAPEMPAMFDGMKLAAVATVLYVIVRCLNLKSPTAAPDITYQDTPLNRFLLKSCPILTKEYIPPLLWGKSGHLQTALYGKMGRVSCPHPIGLRKYLPMQDGATATFDLFEPMGDHRTGDDVTMVICPGIGNHSEKHYIRTFVGHSQKEGYRCAVLNHLGALPNIELTSPRMFTYGCTWEFASMVGYIKKMFPHTHLIVVGFSLGGNIVCKFLGENRTNQERVLCCVSVCQGYSALRAQETFLQWDQCRRFYNFLMADNMKKIILSHRGSLFGSATKMEDADLSRLYTATSLMQIDETIMRKFHGHNSLKEYYEKESCVHYIHNVDVPLLLVNSADDPLVHGSLLTIPRTLAEKKQNVIFALTLHGGHLGFFEGAVLVPQPLTWMDKVIVGYANAMCQWEKQKPPCQKSGNLSTSCPEEKAA